One window of Nocardia sp. NBC_00508 genomic DNA carries:
- a CDS encoding AMP-binding protein: MRPVILDLAAHDYAMIDAEEYLRAVMAWHFSEETGSPYWLRRARTLDFDPIADVRTFADLRRFPNVIDEFRTVAVEDLMPRGLQGADRDIAGIYESGGTTGAPKRFVMFDRWMEFALSWDEHHYADLGTVNTLAVAPSGPHMFGEFAQRRARRHRGVRFTVDLDPRWIKQMIARGDTENTERYAEHVVDQVAQILTTQCVGILITTPPLLERIARRDDLVEQIRRKIKFICWSGAHMDADSREIFRQEIFPGIPLKGLYGSTTILGMSRERDEEREDGLPVFDPPSPYLAFEVVDPETGDDVAYGERGQVVMHHLTKYALLPNNPERDFAMKVQPPKGAVGCSVADVAPMTSFGGAEVIEGVY, encoded by the coding sequence ATGCGCCCCGTAATTCTGGATCTCGCCGCGCACGACTACGCGATGATCGACGCGGAGGAATACCTGCGCGCCGTGATGGCATGGCATTTCAGCGAGGAGACCGGCAGCCCGTACTGGCTGCGCCGGGCGCGGACGCTGGATTTCGACCCGATCGCCGACGTCCGCACGTTCGCGGATCTGCGCCGCTTTCCCAATGTCATCGACGAGTTCCGCACCGTCGCCGTGGAGGACCTGATGCCGCGCGGGTTGCAGGGCGCCGACCGCGACATCGCGGGCATCTACGAGAGCGGGGGCACCACCGGCGCGCCGAAACGGTTCGTCATGTTCGACCGCTGGATGGAGTTCGCGCTCAGCTGGGACGAGCACCACTACGCCGACCTCGGCACGGTGAACACCCTGGCCGTGGCGCCGAGCGGCCCGCACATGTTCGGGGAGTTCGCGCAGCGCAGGGCGCGCAGGCATCGCGGCGTCCGGTTCACCGTCGATCTCGATCCGCGGTGGATCAAGCAGATGATCGCGCGCGGCGATACCGAGAACACCGAGCGGTACGCCGAGCACGTCGTCGACCAGGTCGCGCAGATCCTCACCACCCAGTGCGTCGGGATCCTGATCACCACGCCGCCGCTGCTGGAGCGGATCGCGCGCCGCGACGACCTGGTGGAGCAGATTCGCCGGAAGATCAAGTTCATCTGCTGGAGCGGAGCGCACATGGACGCCGATTCCCGCGAGATCTTCCGGCAGGAAATCTTCCCCGGCATTCCGCTCAAAGGGCTCTACGGCAGCACCACCATTCTGGGCATGTCCCGGGAGCGCGACGAAGAGCGCGAGGACGGGCTGCCCGTCTTCGACCCGCCGAGCCCCTACCTCGCGTTCGAGGTGGTCGACCCGGAGACCGGCGACGACGTCGCCTACGGGGAGCGCGGGCAGGTCGTGATGCATCACCTCACGAAATACGCTCTGCTGCCGAACAATCCGGAACGCGACTTCGCCATGAAGGTCCAGCCGCCGAAGGGCGCGGTCGGTTGCTCCGTCGCCGACGTCGCGCCGATGACCTCGTTCGGCGGCGCCGAGGTGATCGAGGGGGTGTACTGA